One genomic region from Bacillota bacterium encodes:
- the mutL gene encoding DNA mismatch repair endonuclease MutL — protein sequence MSQPETEQTPVTRIHLLEEHTVNRIAAGEVVERPASVVKELVENSIDAGARTIIVEVEQGGKRLIRVTDDGEGMSPADALLSIQRHATSKIRDAEDLQSIVTLGFRGEALPSIASVSRFELLTRRADLDTGMRLLVENGQVVEAEECAARNGTTVTVRDLFYNTPARLKFLKSVATELSHITELMTRFALAFPEISFRLLHNGQEIFVSQGSTDPRHALLAVFGRDVARELRSIDYTQGSLRITGYVSPPHLTRPTRAMQSFFVNRRLVRHRVLSKALDDAYRTLTPEGRHPVAAIFLQVPPYSVDVNVHPTKAEVKFSHEGEVYHAVLTAIRQALLQQGMIPSALPGLQSGLNIPQPAGRPATGQPVWQPSPLPPQEVLHAELLRRAGIDLTQAASTEVPPAVRPYAEMLEGFQVLGQIHRTYIVASSLHGLLIIDQHVAHERVLYEKLTVLRQRQPVPVQHLLTPLVFHLDRRTAALLGEHLQEIQDMGFLLEPFGSDSVVLRGVPAWLGQRNVEALVRDLLDEISELGVQRRLPLTDETLVATTACKMAVKAGDALSHAEMTHLLQELAETENPYLCPHGRPVVLVLSIEELERRFKRA from the coding sequence GTGAGTCAACCAGAAACGGAACAAACGCCTGTCACTCGTATCCACCTGCTGGAAGAGCATACGGTCAACCGAATCGCCGCAGGCGAGGTAGTGGAACGCCCCGCGTCGGTCGTGAAGGAGCTGGTGGAAAACAGTATCGACGCGGGGGCGCGCACCATCATTGTGGAGGTGGAACAGGGCGGTAAGCGGCTGATCCGGGTGACCGATGACGGCGAGGGTATGAGCCCGGCGGATGCCCTGTTGAGTATCCAGCGCCATGCCACTTCCAAAATCCGTGATGCGGAAGACCTGCAGTCTATCGTGACGCTGGGCTTCCGGGGCGAGGCACTGCCCAGTATCGCCTCCGTCAGCCGGTTTGAACTCCTCACCAGGCGCGCCGACCTCGATACCGGCATGAGGCTGCTGGTAGAGAACGGGCAGGTGGTGGAAGCAGAGGAATGTGCCGCCCGCAACGGCACCACGGTGACCGTCCGCGACCTTTTCTACAACACGCCTGCCCGCCTGAAGTTCCTGAAAAGCGTGGCTACCGAGCTCTCGCATATCACCGAACTGATGACGCGCTTTGCGCTGGCTTTTCCGGAAATCTCCTTCCGCCTTCTGCACAACGGGCAGGAGATTTTCGTCTCGCAGGGAAGCACCGACCCACGACATGCCCTTCTGGCGGTATTCGGGCGCGATGTCGCGCGAGAACTGCGCAGTATAGACTATACGCAGGGCTCCCTGCGCATCACCGGCTACGTTTCTCCGCCCCACCTGACGCGCCCCACCCGCGCCATGCAGAGCTTCTTCGTGAACCGTCGGCTGGTACGCCACCGCGTGCTCTCCAAAGCGCTGGACGACGCCTACCGTACACTGACCCCAGAGGGGCGGCATCCCGTCGCCGCTATCTTCCTGCAGGTGCCGCCATACAGTGTGGATGTGAACGTACATCCCACCAAAGCAGAGGTGAAGTTCTCGCACGAGGGCGAGGTGTACCATGCGGTGTTGACCGCGATACGGCAGGCGCTGCTCCAGCAGGGGATGATACCCTCTGCACTGCCCGGCTTGCAGAGCGGGCTGAACATCCCCCAGCCTGCCGGGCGACCAGCAACCGGGCAACCTGTCTGGCAACCCTCGCCGCTGCCGCCACAGGAGGTGCTTCATGCCGAGCTGTTGCGCCGGGCGGGTATCGACCTCACACAAGCTGCCTCTACGGAGGTTCCGCCCGCCGTTCGCCCCTACGCGGAGATGCTCGAAGGCTTTCAGGTGCTGGGACAGATCCATCGCACCTACATCGTCGCCTCTTCGCTGCATGGTCTGCTGATTATCGACCAGCACGTAGCGCACGAGCGTGTGCTGTACGAGAAGCTCACCGTGCTGCGCCAGAGGCAACCCGTGCCTGTCCAGCACCTGCTGACCCCTCTGGTGTTTCACCTGGACCGGCGCACTGCTGCCCTGCTGGGAGAGCATCTGCAGGAGATTCAGGACATGGGCTTTCTGCTGGAGCCTTTCGGCAGCGACAGTGTGGTGCTGAGGGGTGTGCCCGCGTGGCTGGGTCAGCGCAATGTGGAGGCTCTGGTGCGCGACCTGCTGGACGAAATCTCCGAGCTGGGTGTGCAACGCCGACTGCCGCTGACCGACGAGACGCTGGTCGCCACCACTGCGTGCAAGATGGCGGTGAAAGCGGGAGATGCCCTGTCCCACGCGGAGATGACCCACCTGCTGCAGGAGCTGGCAGAGACCGAGAACCCGTATCTTTGCCCGCACGGCCGCCCCGTGGTGCTGGTGCTCAGCATCGAGGAGCTGGAGAGACGGTTTAAGCGAGCGTAA
- a CDS encoding AAA family ATPase encodes MLTSLTIAGFRSIREQTVDLAPLTVLYGPTASGKSSLLYAPLVLRNLVSNPNEPVDSFFALGFVNLGGFEECVFNHQKDAEIRISYSTADGEYGVVLRRTSGELQLKTGDGVDVSMEVAFPYAVNQEVSQMLNLVQIRWNGITCDVYVDSAQLQQQAKDLAVRANGVVNYARKLDIVPHRRGFFKPYYSPVPVTPFPTSEDELATLVINNPYLAPKVSVDLEEIVGRDFRLYAPPGSGFTYLQTTDKQARVPTNLANDGFGVNQLVYMLAKIHGSDTGTVLMEEPEVHLHPSVMRRFARRLCRIVSEEGKQVLLTTHSEVFVGAVLAAVARREIPADSVRFYLVEKEGKKTVFRHQAVTEEGQIEGGMKTFIEGELEDIRALLGM; translated from the coding sequence ATGCTGACATCGTTGACTATCGCAGGTTTTCGTTCCATCAGAGAGCAAACGGTAGACCTTGCGCCACTAACCGTTCTCTATGGTCCGACTGCCAGCGGTAAGTCAAGCCTGCTATATGCGCCGCTGGTGCTGCGCAATCTGGTCTCTAATCCCAACGAGCCGGTCGATAGTTTCTTTGCTTTAGGATTTGTGAACCTTGGCGGGTTCGAGGAATGCGTTTTCAATCATCAGAAAGACGCAGAAATCCGCATTTCGTATTCCACTGCCGATGGGGAGTACGGTGTCGTGCTTCGCCGTACTTCGGGCGAGTTGCAATTGAAGACAGGCGACGGCGTTGACGTGAGCATGGAGGTTGCATTTCCGTATGCCGTGAATCAGGAAGTTTCTCAGATGCTTAACCTGGTGCAGATTCGATGGAACGGTATCACGTGCGATGTCTATGTCGACTCAGCACAGCTCCAGCAACAGGCGAAAGACCTGGCAGTCAGGGCAAACGGTGTGGTGAATTATGCGAGGAAGCTGGACATAGTGCCCCATCGACGGGGGTTCTTCAAGCCATACTACAGCCCGGTACCTGTCACTCCCTTCCCCACCTCGGAGGACGAGCTGGCAACGCTTGTTATCAACAACCCTTATTTAGCTCCTAAGGTCTCTGTGGATTTAGAGGAAATCGTGGGGAGAGATTTCCGACTCTATGCGCCCCCCGGCAGCGGGTTCACCTACCTGCAGACCACCGATAAGCAAGCGCGGGTGCCCACAAACCTTGCAAACGACGGTTTTGGGGTCAATCAGCTGGTGTATATGCTGGCGAAAATACACGGCTCGGACACAGGGACCGTTTTGATGGAGGAGCCGGAGGTACACCTGCATCCTTCCGTCATGCGCCGCTTTGCGCGGAGGTTGTGCCGTATCGTCTCTGAAGAGGGCAAGCAGGTATTGCTTACGACGCACAGTGAGGTATTTGTTGGCGCGGTTCTGGCAGCTGTTGCCAGAAGGGAGATACCTGCAGACAGTGTTCGGTTCTACCTTGTGGAGAAAGAGGGAAAGAAAACGGTTTTCCGCCATCAGGCAGTTACTGAAGAGGGACAAATCGAAGGCGGCATGAAGACCTTCATAGAAGGCGAGCTGGAAGACATCAGGGCGTTGTTGGGAATGTGA
- a CDS encoding polyprenyl synthetase family protein: MSMFAPTTTYPADANIANLLEVIKPDLQLVDECIREEIASPVRTISSLGEHVLSSGGKRIRPALVCLSAYATGLPVDKTRLIPLAAAAELMHMATLVHDDVVDNTTTRRGRPTASALFGNGVTVLTGDYMLAKAMDLLVRSGDLSVIRVVLQVAIQMSEGEVLQMVHANDVSISEDVYFDIIRKKTALFIQGCCQTGAMVAGAPQPLVNALAQYGYHIGMAFQIVDDLLDYTGNPARMGKPAGSDLREGKFTLPLIIALREAEPADRQRLLQLIENPPKDGEIQQVIEVIHRYDGFAHAQSVAVHHARQAAEALSLLPAGAIRDSLIALCDYVVHRQT; this comes from the coding sequence ATGAGCATGTTTGCACCGACTACGACGTATCCTGCCGATGCGAACATCGCGAACCTGCTGGAGGTCATTAAGCCAGACCTGCAACTGGTCGATGAATGCATCCGCGAGGAGATAGCCTCTCCGGTGCGCACGATAAGTTCGCTGGGAGAACACGTGTTATCGTCGGGAGGGAAGCGGATACGCCCCGCGCTGGTTTGCCTGAGCGCGTACGCCACCGGACTGCCTGTAGACAAAACGCGGCTCATCCCGCTGGCGGCAGCGGCGGAGCTGATGCACATGGCAACCCTTGTTCACGACGATGTAGTGGATAACACCACCACCAGGCGCGGTCGCCCAACTGCCAGTGCGTTGTTTGGCAATGGGGTCACGGTGCTAACGGGCGACTACATGCTGGCAAAGGCGATGGATTTGCTGGTGAGAAGCGGGGACCTCTCTGTCATCCGCGTCGTGCTTCAGGTTGCGATACAGATGAGCGAGGGAGAGGTGCTTCAGATGGTTCATGCCAACGATGTCTCCATCTCTGAAGACGTCTACTTTGACATCATCCGCAAGAAAACGGCGTTGTTCATTCAGGGGTGCTGCCAGACGGGAGCGATGGTCGCCGGAGCACCTCAACCCCTGGTGAATGCCCTGGCTCAGTATGGCTATCATATCGGCATGGCGTTCCAGATTGTGGACGACCTGCTGGATTATACGGGTAACCCCGCCCGCATGGGCAAACCTGCTGGAAGCGACCTGCGCGAAGGCAAGTTCACACTGCCTTTGATTATCGCTTTGCGCGAAGCGGAACCGGCAGACCGCCAGAGACTGCTGCAACTGATTGAGAACCCGCCCAAAGACGGGGAAATCCAGCAGGTTATCGAGGTCATTCACCGCTACGACGGTTTTGCACACGCGCAGTCTGTGGCGGTTCACCATGCGCGGCAGGCAGCGGAGGCCTTATCGTTATTGCCTGCCGGAGCCATTCGCGATAGCCTGATAGCACTGTGCGACTATGTGGTGCACCGACAGACTTGA
- the ubiE gene encoding bifunctional demethylmenaquinone methyltransferase/2-methoxy-6-polyprenyl-1,4-benzoquinol methylase UbiE has protein sequence MKIAERQKRSYIRDLFARVAPRYDLLNSLLSLGVHYYWREKAARVARLQPGDTALDVCTGTADLAIRLARDVGEDGKVVGADFCEPMLRLGQRKVRKQANGRRVTLVLADALQLPFAPNSFEAVTVAFGIRNVVDIRQAFAEMWRVLKPGGRAVCLEFSLPRIPIFRELYSFYFYRLVPWMGGLLSHRDAYSYLPASVRRFPEREVLAQIMREAGFAEVTWQEMTFGVVCIHSGVKR, from the coding sequence CTGAAAATCGCTGAGCGTCAGAAACGCTCGTATATCCGCGACCTTTTTGCGCGTGTGGCGCCGCGCTACGACCTGTTGAACTCTCTATTGAGCCTGGGTGTTCATTACTATTGGCGCGAGAAGGCAGCAAGGGTTGCGCGTCTGCAACCCGGAGACACCGCGCTGGACGTGTGTACGGGCACTGCCGACCTCGCCATCCGCCTGGCAAGAGATGTGGGGGAGGATGGAAAGGTAGTCGGTGCGGACTTCTGCGAGCCGATGTTACGCCTGGGACAACGTAAGGTGCGCAAACAGGCGAACGGACGCCGGGTCACGCTGGTGCTTGCCGACGCCCTGCAATTGCCCTTTGCGCCAAACTCATTTGAAGCGGTGACGGTGGCTTTCGGCATCCGCAATGTGGTGGATATCCGCCAAGCTTTCGCCGAGATGTGGCGCGTGTTGAAGCCAGGGGGGCGGGCTGTGTGCTTAGAGTTCTCCTTGCCTCGAATCCCCATTTTCCGCGAGCTCTACAGCTTCTATTTCTATCGCCTCGTCCCGTGGATGGGCGGACTGCTGAGCCATCGAGACGCCTACAGCTATCTCCCAGCATCGGTACGCCGTTTTCCCGAGCGTGAGGTGCTGGCGCAAATCATGCGTGAGGCAGGCTTCGCCGAGGTAACTTGGCAGGAGATGACCTTCGGCGTCGTCTGCATCCACTCCGGGGTTAAAAGATGA
- a CDS encoding glycosyl transferase family 36 yields the protein MNLFATEYGYFADSGDEYIITRHDTPMPWVNVISNGDYGMVVSQLGSGYSWRTHASMNRITRWEQDLIRDHWGKYLYLRDAETGEFWSPTWQPCPNKLTAYRVRHGWGYSVFEGEYEHIASELTQFVPVGDPCEVWLLRLHNKRAAARRLQIFSYLEWLLGTAPDWHREFRRLFIETRYVPAHGVLLATSVMWDVPGRGNTHWNSDWEYVAFHSASVMPSGFDGDKRAFLGVYRNLDAPRAVVEGRSDNTQGRWGDAIASLQAVVDVAPGETVEVAFVLGAGDNEAHAIALAEKYRQIPVVHRALQETQRFWKELVSGLSVQTPDDAVNVMANGWLAYQAISCRLWGRTAYYQTGGAYGYRDQLQDSLVWLLLGQPRRTLEQIRLHAAHQYQDGTVMHWWHPIAEEGLPSRYSDDLLWLPFVTLHYLKETVDFACLQEVIPFLDGGSDTLLGHCLRAFETALSRRSERGLPLILQADWNDGMNAAGIGGKGESVWMAHFLHYLLTQWAELPVLDSQTATRFREEARSLREVVNEHGWDGGWYWRASTDSGRLIGSAKNTQGRIFLNAQTWAIIAGTAPADRAEQALQSAREHLYTSYGALLLAPAYSAPDPDIGYLSRYAPGTRENGGVYCHAACWAVLAESKLHGVQAAYRLWRSFCPPVRAMEPERYAAEPYVMPGNVDGRDSPHEGRGGWTWYTGSAAWYLRALVEGVLGIEATLEGLRVRANLPEEWKTFRVQRRFRGAVYDIMVRRAEPGETPYCLVDGQPWHEQTLPVFEPGTAHRVEITVS from the coding sequence ATGAACCTGTTTGCGACCGAATACGGTTACTTTGCGGATTCAGGCGATGAGTATATCATCACCCGACACGACACTCCCATGCCGTGGGTCAATGTGATTTCCAACGGCGACTACGGCATGGTGGTCTCCCAGCTGGGCAGCGGTTACAGCTGGCGTACACATGCCAGCATGAACCGAATCACGCGATGGGAGCAGGACCTGATACGTGACCACTGGGGGAAGTATCTGTATCTGCGCGATGCGGAGACGGGTGAGTTCTGGAGCCCGACGTGGCAGCCCTGCCCGAATAAGCTCACCGCGTATCGCGTCAGACACGGGTGGGGCTATTCGGTGTTTGAGGGAGAATACGAACATATAGCGAGCGAGCTCACCCAGTTTGTGCCGGTAGGTGACCCCTGCGAGGTTTGGCTGTTGCGCCTGCACAATAAACGCGCTGCCGCACGCCGACTGCAGATATTCTCATACCTGGAGTGGCTTCTGGGAACTGCTCCTGACTGGCATCGCGAGTTTCGACGGCTCTTCATCGAAACCCGTTACGTCCCGGCGCATGGCGTGCTGCTGGCGACCAGCGTCATGTGGGACGTTCCGGGCAGAGGCAACACGCACTGGAACAGCGATTGGGAGTATGTGGCGTTTCACAGTGCCTCAGTGATGCCCAGCGGATTCGACGGCGACAAGCGGGCTTTTCTGGGGGTGTATCGCAACCTGGATGCCCCTCGCGCGGTCGTGGAAGGGCGGTCAGACAACACGCAGGGGCGGTGGGGTGATGCCATTGCCAGCCTGCAGGCGGTGGTAGACGTTGCGCCGGGCGAAACGGTAGAAGTGGCTTTTGTGCTGGGAGCAGGGGATAACGAGGCGCACGCGATCGCATTAGCGGAAAAATACCGCCAGATACCGGTTGTGCACCGGGCACTGCAGGAGACGCAACGGTTCTGGAAAGAGCTGGTGAGCGGGCTATCCGTGCAAACGCCAGACGATGCGGTGAACGTGATGGCAAACGGTTGGCTGGCGTATCAGGCGATTTCGTGTCGGCTGTGGGGTCGTACCGCCTACTATCAAACGGGTGGTGCCTACGGCTATCGTGACCAGCTGCAGGATAGCCTGGTATGGCTGCTGCTGGGGCAACCGCGACGCACACTGGAGCAGATTCGCCTGCACGCGGCGCATCAGTACCAGGACGGCACGGTGATGCACTGGTGGCATCCGATTGCCGAGGAAGGCTTACCCTCCCGCTACAGCGACGACTTGCTGTGGTTACCCTTCGTCACCCTGCACTATCTGAAGGAAACAGTGGACTTTGCCTGCTTGCAGGAGGTGATTCCGTTTCTGGACGGCGGTTCTGACACGTTGCTGGGGCATTGCCTGCGCGCTTTCGAGACGGCTTTGAGCCGGCGCAGTGAGCGCGGACTGCCGCTGATTCTGCAGGCGGACTGGAACGACGGCATGAACGCCGCAGGCATTGGCGGTAAAGGCGAAAGTGTGTGGATGGCGCACTTCCTGCACTACTTGCTGACCCAATGGGCAGAATTGCCCGTGCTGGACAGCCAGACCGCGACCCGTTTTCGCGAGGAAGCCCGTTCTCTGCGCGAAGTAGTGAACGAGCACGGCTGGGATGGCGGGTGGTACTGGCGAGCAAGCACTGATTCGGGAAGGCTGATTGGTTCGGCAAAAAACACACAGGGACGCATCTTTCTCAACGCGCAGACATGGGCGATTATCGCCGGCACCGCGCCCGCTGACCGTGCCGAGCAGGCTTTGCAGTCCGCCCGCGAGCATCTTTACACCAGCTACGGTGCGTTGTTGCTGGCTCCCGCGTACAGCGCCCCTGACCCCGATATTGGCTATCTCTCTCGTTACGCGCCGGGCACGCGGGAGAACGGGGGTGTTTACTGCCATGCTGCGTGCTGGGCGGTGCTGGCGGAAAGCAAGCTGCACGGCGTGCAAGCCGCCTATCGGCTATGGCGCAGTTTCTGTCCGCCGGTGCGCGCCATGGAGCCGGAACGCTACGCCGCCGAGCCTTATGTGATGCCCGGAAACGTGGACGGCAGGGATTCACCGCACGAGGGCAGGGGAGGGTGGACGTGGTACACCGGCTCCGCGGCATGGTACCTGCGTGCACTGGTGGAAGGCGTGCTTGGCATCGAGGCGACGCTGGAGGGGCTGCGGGTGCGAGCAAACCTGCCAGAGGAGTGGAAAACGTTCCGTGTGCAAAGACGCTTTCGGGGGGCAGTGTACGACATCATGGTACGTCGGGCTGAACCCGGCGAGACGCCCTACTGCCTGGTGGACGGTCAGCCGTGGCATGAGCAGACACTGCCGGTGTTTGAACCCGGCACAGCGCATCGCGTGGAGATTACCGTGAGCTGA